The Pygocentrus nattereri isolate fPygNat1 chromosome 2, fPygNat1.pri, whole genome shotgun sequence genome has a window encoding:
- the aqp1a.2 gene encoding aquaporin-1a.2 yields MANEFRSGSFWRAVLAEFVGMTLFIFLGLASAVGNKNNDKPDQEVKVALAFGLAIAMLAQSLGHISGAHLNPAVTLGMLVSCQISALKAALYVVAQMLGAVVASGIMSKLTPGETSLGVNSLAAGLTPVQGLGIEFLATFQLVLCVLATTDKRRNDVTGSAPLAIGLSVVLGHLAAISYTGCGINPARSFGPAAITEYFDNHWVYWVGPMLAGVIAALLYDFALQPHSEPYIKRARALKGYTEVPTTDSGEGTSQWPRQ; encoded by the exons ATGGCTAACGAGTTCAGGTCCGGCTCGTTTTGGCGGGCTGTGCTTGCCGAGTTTGTTGGAATGACCCTCTTCATCTTTCTAGGCCTGGCATCCGCTGTTGGCAACAAGAACAACGATAAACCGGACCAGGAGGTGAAAGTGGCCTTGGCCTTTGGTTTGGCCATCGCCATGCTGGCTCAGAGTCTGGGTCACATCAGCGGAGCCCACCTGAACCCGGCCGTGACTCTGGGCATGCTGGTCAGCTGCCAGATCAGCGCGCTGAAGGCTGCTCTCTACGTCGTAGCGCAGATGCTAGGCGCAGTCGTGGCCAGTGGCATCATGTCCAAGCTGACCCCAGGAGAAACTTCACTCGGAGTCAACAGC CTGGCTGCTGGTCTGACTCCAGTACAGGGTTTAGGAATTGAGTTTTTGGCAACCTTCCAGTTGGTTCTGTGTGTCCTCGCCACAACAGACAAGCGCCGAAATGACGTGACTGGATCTGCACCCCTCGCTATTGGACTCTCTGTGGTTTTGGGGCACCTGGCTGCA atcagttacacaggcTGTGGCATCAACCCTGCACGCTCGTTTGGACCTGCTGCCATCACAGAGTATTTCGACAACCATTGG GTGTACTGGGTGGGACCCATGCTGGCAGGTGTGATCGCTGCTCTGCTGTATGACTTTGCATTGCAGCCCCATAGTGAGCCCTACATCAAGCGTGCCAGAGCCCTGAAAGGCTACACAGAAGTGCCGACGACTGATTCTGGCGAGGGGACGTCTCAGTGGCCTAGACAGTAA